In Bubalus bubalis isolate 160015118507 breed Murrah chromosome 3, NDDB_SH_1, whole genome shotgun sequence, a genomic segment contains:
- the GNRH1 gene encoding progonadoliberin-1 isoform X1 translates to MEPTPKLLAGLILLTLCVVGCSGQHWSYGLRPGGKRNAENVIDSFQEIAKEVDQPVEPKCCGCIVHQSHSPLRDLKAALESLIEEETGQRKI, encoded by the exons ATGGAGCCGACTCCCAAACTTCTAGCTGGATTAATCCTGCTGACTCTCTGTGTGGTGGGTTGCTCTGGTCAACACTGGTCCTATGGGCTGCGCcctggaggaaagagaaatgctGAGAATGTGATTGATTCTTTCCAAGAG ATAGCCAAAGAGGTCGATCAGCCAGTAGAACCTAAGTGCTGTGGGTGCATTGTTCACCAGTCCCATTCTCCTCTGAGGGACCTGAAGGCAGCTCTG gAAAGTCTGATTGAAGAGGAAACTGGGCAGAGGAAGATATAA